In the genome of Priestia filamentosa, the window ATCATTCCAAGGACATTTCCTTCCTTGTTTGTGATTCCAGCAATATCTGATACACTTCCGTTTGGATTATCTTTATAACGGAAAGCAATTTGATTATTCTCTTCAAGCTCTTCTAAAAGCTCTTCACTGCAATAGTAGTTTCCTTCACCATGTGCAACTGGAATAGTGATTTCTTGTTTTTCTTTATATGCATTTGTAAACATTGTTTTATTGTTTTCTACAACAAGCGTTAATGGCTCACAAATGAATTTCAAGTTTTCATTACGCTGCATTGCACCTGGAAGCAAGCCAGATTCTAAAAGAATTTGAAATCCATTACAAACACCAAGCACTGGTTTTCCCGCTTTTGCTGCTTTTTGAACTTCTTCCATTACATTTGCAAATCTTGAAATCGCTCCACATCGTAAGTAGTCACCATATGAGAATCCACCAGGAAGTAAGATTCCATCAAAGCGACTTAAATCTTTTTCAGTATGACGAACATATTCCACTTCTTCGCCAAGCTCATCTTTAATTGCA includes:
- the purQ gene encoding phosphoribosylformylglycinamidine synthase subunit PurQ, with product MKFAVIVFPGSNCDVDMYHAIKDELGEEVEYVRHTEKDLSRFDGILLPGGFSYGDYLRCGAISRFANVMEEVQKAAKAGKPVLGVCNGFQILLESGLLPGAMQRNENLKFICEPLTLVVENNKTMFTNAYKEKQEITIPVAHGEGNYYCSEELLEELEENNQIAFRYKDNPNGSVSDIAGITNKEGNVLGMMPHPERAVSELLGSADGLQLFQSIVRQWRENHVITS